The Thiobacillus sp. genome contains the following window.
CCAGGCGATGACCGCCCGCAGCAGGCGGTCGCGCAATTCCAGCAAATGGGTGATGAAGGATTCCTGACCGTTCATGCTTGCGTCAGCCCCCGGTGTCAGGCTTGCGCCTTGTCGGCATCGGGTTTCGTCCCGCTGTCGGTGCGCTGGCCGCTGGTCACCGGCGAATCAGATGAAACGGCTTCGGGTACAGCTTCGACCTTGGCGGCCTGGCCGGTTTCGGCCGTGGCGGATTCCTCCGCCTTGAGTTTCTCGTATTCGCGCATGCTTAGACCACCATCCGTGGTGCCCATGGCCTGCATGACCTTGCTGATCTGTCCCGTTTCCTCGGCCACGGTATCCTCTACCCGATGCAGGGTGTCGTTGGCCATGATCTCGTATTTCTGGGCGCTGTCCTTCATCTCC
Protein-coding sequences here:
- the tatB gene encoding twin-arginine translocase subunit TatB — protein: MFDISFTELLVIGVIALIVIGPERLPKVARTAGQWVGKLNRFVSQVKQDIDRDIRLDELRKMQQEMKDSAQKYEIMANDTLHRVEDTVAEETGQISKVMQAMGTTDGGLSMREYEKLKAEESATAETGQAAKVEAVPEAVSSDSPVTSGQRTDSGTKPDADKAQA